From a single Microbacterium terrisoli genomic region:
- the chvE gene encoding multiple monosaccharide ABC transporter substrate-binding protein — protein MSFRTKKLAAVVAVGAAIALSISACSGGGRGGTAADDSNSATVNKGALVGIAMPTKVDQRWIQDGNNVQKYLQDAGYKTDLEYANNDIPTQGQQIESMITKGAKVLVIASIDGGALGQQLDDAKAAGVKVISYDRLLTGDANVDYYATFDNFKVGVLQADSLLTGLGYLDDSGAKTGKTGPWHIEIFAGSPDDNNATFFYNGAMSVLKPLIDAGTLVVTSGQTAFNQTAIQGWDPATAKKRMDDLLAKSYSTGATKLNGILSPYDGLSDGIIAALESGGYKVGSTDWPIITGQDAEVASVKQLIAGSQYSTIFKDTRLLAKQAVAMTEALLQNKKPEVNDTKSYDNGKKVVPTYLLPPVVVTVDNYQKELIDSGYYTAADLK, from the coding sequence ATGTCGTTCCGCACCAAGAAGCTGGCCGCCGTCGTCGCCGTCGGCGCCGCTATCGCCCTGAGCATCTCCGCATGCAGCGGGGGTGGTCGCGGCGGCACCGCCGCCGACGACTCCAACAGCGCCACCGTCAACAAGGGCGCACTGGTGGGGATCGCGATGCCCACCAAGGTCGACCAGCGCTGGATCCAGGACGGCAACAACGTCCAGAAATACCTGCAGGATGCCGGTTACAAGACCGACCTCGAGTACGCGAACAACGACATCCCCACTCAGGGGCAGCAGATCGAATCGATGATCACCAAGGGTGCCAAGGTCCTCGTGATCGCCTCGATCGACGGCGGGGCCCTCGGCCAGCAGCTCGATGACGCGAAGGCGGCCGGCGTCAAGGTCATCTCGTACGACCGGCTGCTCACCGGCGACGCCAACGTCGACTACTACGCGACGTTCGACAACTTCAAGGTCGGCGTGCTGCAGGCCGACTCCCTGCTGACCGGCCTCGGCTACCTCGACGACAGCGGCGCCAAGACCGGCAAGACCGGCCCCTGGCACATCGAGATCTTCGCCGGCAGCCCTGACGACAACAACGCCACGTTCTTCTACAACGGCGCGATGAGCGTGCTCAAGCCTCTCATCGACGCCGGCACGCTGGTGGTCACCAGCGGCCAGACCGCGTTCAACCAGACCGCGATCCAGGGCTGGGACCCGGCCACCGCCAAGAAGCGCATGGACGACCTGCTCGCCAAGAGCTACTCGACCGGCGCCACCAAGCTCAACGGCATCCTCTCGCCCTATGACGGCCTGTCGGACGGCATCATCGCGGCTCTGGAGAGCGGCGGCTACAAAGTGGGCTCGACCGACTGGCCGATCATCACCGGACAGGATGCCGAGGTCGCCAGCGTCAAGCAGCTCATCGCGGGCTCGCAGTACTCCACGATCTTCAAGGACACCCGGCTGCTGGCCAAGCAGGCCGTCGCGATGACCGAGGCCCTGCTGCAGAACAAGAAGCCCGAGGTCAACGACACCAAGAGCTACGACAACGGCAAGAAGGTCGTGCCGACCTACCTGCTGCCCCCGGTCGTGGTCACCGTGGACAACTACCAGAAGGAACTCATCGACAGCGGCTACTACACCGCCGCCGACCTCAAGTAA
- a CDS encoding SDR family NAD(P)-dependent oxidoreductase, producing the protein MTSILITGANKGLGNATARLLVERGHTVYLGARDLARGRAAAAEIGAQFVQLDVTDDASVAAAIAGLDELDVLINNAGIAIWTAGGEALDGPSVLSVFDTNVVGIVRVTEAALPLLERSANPVVVNVSSALGSFWATHEPSRPAFGYPSIAYGSSKAAVSMLTVQYAKAHPGVKFNAVEPGITASSLGGGDPEKHPGRPAAESAVVVARLAEIGTDGPTGAFWEDDGQLGW; encoded by the coding sequence ATGACATCGATTCTCATCACAGGAGCCAACAAGGGCCTCGGCAACGCCACCGCACGGTTGCTCGTCGAGCGCGGCCACACCGTCTATCTCGGGGCACGGGATCTCGCGCGCGGTCGCGCCGCGGCAGCCGAGATCGGAGCACAGTTCGTGCAGCTGGATGTCACCGACGACGCGTCGGTGGCTGCGGCCATCGCGGGTCTCGACGAGCTCGACGTGCTGATCAACAACGCGGGCATCGCGATATGGACTGCCGGTGGCGAAGCGCTGGACGGACCCAGTGTGCTGTCGGTCTTCGACACCAACGTCGTCGGCATCGTGCGCGTGACCGAAGCCGCACTGCCGCTGTTGGAGCGGTCTGCGAACCCGGTGGTGGTCAACGTGTCCAGTGCACTCGGGTCGTTCTGGGCGACGCATGAGCCGTCACGACCGGCATTCGGATACCCCTCGATCGCATACGGGTCGAGCAAGGCGGCGGTCTCGATGCTGACCGTGCAATACGCCAAGGCGCACCCCGGCGTGAAATTCAACGCCGTCGAGCCCGGGATCACCGCCTCGAGCCTCGGCGGCGGCGACCCGGAGAAGCACCCGGGCCGCCCCGCCGCTGAGAGCGCCGTCGTCGTGGCGCGACTGGCCGAGATCGGAACGGACGGGCCGACCGGGGCGTTCTGGGAGGACGACGGTCAGTTGGGCTGGTGA
- a CDS encoding helix-turn-helix transcriptional regulator — translation MSEFGRMLRRRRDRVAPGEVGIATGPRRRAAGLRREELARLAGISVDYLTRLEQGRATSPSTQVVEALARALRLSDAERARLFLEAGMPVPGPGVVPTHVAPSVQRMLDRLAGTPVVVYDAAWNLVMANAPFDALMGDTAALHGNDRNAVWRHLVGDGSRARQTPEERAVQVAQLVADLRLTAAKYPDDHQLRRLIGDLHRASPVFDELWATAPDAATADQSRHKIIDHPLVGSIALDCDILVLSADDLRVMVYTAEPGSEGAKQLELAVVVGAQEHLGHTSGAA, via the coding sequence GTGAGTGAATTCGGACGGATGCTGCGCCGACGGCGTGATCGCGTCGCGCCCGGCGAGGTGGGAATCGCGACAGGTCCGCGCCGACGGGCGGCGGGGCTGCGGCGCGAAGAACTCGCGCGGCTCGCCGGCATCTCGGTGGACTATCTGACCCGGCTCGAGCAGGGGCGGGCGACCTCGCCGTCGACACAGGTGGTCGAAGCGCTCGCGCGGGCGCTGCGGCTGTCGGATGCCGAGCGCGCACGCCTGTTCCTCGAAGCCGGGATGCCGGTGCCCGGCCCCGGAGTGGTGCCTACGCATGTCGCGCCCAGCGTGCAGCGGATGCTCGACCGCCTGGCCGGCACGCCGGTCGTCGTCTACGACGCGGCGTGGAATCTCGTCATGGCCAACGCTCCGTTCGACGCGCTGATGGGTGACACCGCGGCGCTCCACGGAAACGACCGCAACGCCGTGTGGCGCCACCTCGTCGGTGACGGATCGCGCGCGCGGCAGACGCCCGAAGAGCGCGCCGTGCAGGTCGCACAACTGGTCGCCGATCTGCGTCTGACCGCGGCGAAGTATCCCGACGACCACCAGCTGCGTCGGCTCATCGGCGACCTGCATCGTGCGAGCCCGGTCTTCGACGAGCTGTGGGCGACGGCGCCGGATGCCGCGACCGCGGATCAGTCCCGGCACAAGATCATCGACCATCCGCTGGTGGGGTCGATCGCGCTGGACTGCGACATCCTCGTGCTCTCCGCCGATGACCTGCGGGTCATGGTCTACACCGCCGAACCCGGGTCCGAGGGGGCGAAGCAGCTCGAGCTGGCCGTCGTCGTCGGGGCGCAGGAGCACCTGGGCCACACCTCGGGCGCGGCCTGA
- the mmsA gene encoding multiple monosaccharide ABC transporter ATP-binding protein, with protein MDHTPILEMRSITKEFPGVKALSDVTLSVRRGEVHAICGENGAGKSTLMNILSGVYPHGTYEGDIVYGGQVCQFGGISDSEKVGIVIIHQELALSPYLSIAENIFIGNERASAGWIDWGKTETLAREYLDRVGMADNPGTKVAELGVGKQQLVEIAKALSKKVELLILDEPTAALNDDDSARLLDLILELKGQGVTSILISHKLNEIKKVADTVTIIRDGQTIETLDASSPEVNEDRIIKGMVGRDLTHRFPAHTPTIGDELMRVEDWTVHHPSDRTRKVVDAAHLSVRAGEIVGIAGLMGAGRTELAMSVFGHSWGVDISGSVFMRGKQVNTRTVPAAIRAGIAYATEDRKTYGLNLIEDIARNVSAAALGKLSKYGWVDGNREHVVAEQYRNEMNIKAPSVSTLAGKLSGGNQQKVVLSKWMFADPDVLILDEPTRGIDVGAKYEIYTIINQLADEGKGIIVISSELPELIGLCDRIYTLSEGVITAEVPRAEASPERLMQSMTKIREEDHL; from the coding sequence ATGGATCACACACCCATCCTCGAGATGCGATCCATCACCAAGGAGTTCCCCGGGGTCAAGGCTCTCTCCGACGTCACCCTCTCGGTGCGGCGGGGCGAAGTGCATGCGATCTGCGGCGAGAACGGCGCGGGCAAGTCCACGCTGATGAACATCCTGTCGGGGGTCTACCCGCACGGCACGTATGAGGGCGACATCGTCTACGGCGGGCAGGTCTGCCAGTTCGGCGGCATCTCGGACTCCGAGAAGGTCGGGATCGTCATCATCCACCAGGAGCTGGCCCTCAGCCCCTACCTGAGCATCGCCGAGAACATCTTCATCGGCAACGAGCGCGCAAGCGCCGGCTGGATCGACTGGGGCAAGACCGAGACCCTCGCCCGCGAGTACCTCGACCGGGTCGGGATGGCCGACAACCCCGGAACGAAGGTCGCCGAACTCGGCGTCGGCAAGCAGCAGCTCGTCGAGATCGCGAAGGCGCTGTCGAAGAAGGTCGAACTGCTCATCCTCGATGAGCCGACCGCGGCCCTCAACGACGACGATTCGGCCCGGCTGCTCGACTTGATCCTCGAGCTGAAGGGGCAAGGGGTCACCAGCATCCTGATCTCGCACAAGCTCAACGAGATCAAGAAGGTCGCCGACACCGTCACGATCATCCGCGACGGGCAGACCATCGAGACGCTGGATGCCTCCAGCCCCGAGGTGAACGAAGACCGCATCATCAAGGGGATGGTCGGGCGCGATCTCACACACCGCTTCCCGGCGCACACGCCCACGATCGGAGACGAGCTGATGCGCGTCGAAGACTGGACCGTGCACCACCCCTCCGATCGCACCCGCAAGGTCGTCGACGCGGCACACCTGTCGGTGCGTGCCGGTGAGATCGTCGGCATCGCAGGCCTCATGGGCGCCGGGCGCACCGAGCTTGCGATGAGCGTGTTCGGTCACAGCTGGGGCGTCGACATCTCGGGCAGCGTGTTCATGCGCGGCAAGCAGGTCAACACGCGCACCGTGCCCGCCGCGATCCGCGCGGGCATCGCCTACGCCACCGAGGACCGCAAGACCTACGGCCTGAATCTCATCGAAGACATCGCACGCAACGTCTCGGCGGCGGCACTGGGCAAGCTCAGCAAGTACGGATGGGTCGATGGCAACCGCGAACACGTCGTGGCCGAGCAGTACCGCAACGAGATGAACATCAAGGCACCGTCGGTGTCGACCCTGGCCGGCAAGCTCTCGGGCGGCAACCAGCAGAAAGTCGTGCTGTCGAAATGGATGTTCGCCGACCCCGACGTGCTCATCCTCGACGAGCCCACGCGCGGCATCGACGTCGGAGCCAAGTACGAGATCTACACGATCATCAACCAGCTCGCCGATGAGGGCAAGGGCATCATCGTGATCTCCTCCGAGCTGCCCGAGCTGATCGGACTGTGCGATCGCATCTACACGCTCTCCGAGGGCGTCATCACCGCCGAGGTGCCGCGGGCCGAGGCATCCCCCGAACGACTCATGCAGAGCATGACCAAGATCCGAGAAGAGGACCACCTATGA
- the mmsB gene encoding multiple monosaccharide ABC transporter permease, with amino-acid sequence MSGQLRQIGLFIALIVIVLFFQIVTQGITLSPRNVSNLIVQNSYILILAIGMVMVIIAGHIDLSVGSVVAVIGALAGVLNNKMGMSWWMTVLLCLLAGAVIGAWQGFWIAYFHIESFIVTLGGMLLFRGLAQILLRNTQISPFDDGFRAIGSGFLPDLGGGTSYLEPLTMIIGVGSVLAMIGMSVRSRRARAKNGLTLEPIGWFTLKTVFMSVLILGIAWLLASYRGTPVVLIILGVLVVAYSAVMANSVFGRHTYAIGGNKRAAQLSGVKTDRVSFLLFVNIGVLSALAGLVFTAQLNLAGPSAGNGFELDAIAAVFIGGAAVSGGIGTIGGAIIGGLIIGVLNNGMTIMGVGTEWQEFIKGLVLLAAVAFDVINKRRGERAR; translated from the coding sequence ATGAGCGGGCAGCTGCGTCAGATCGGCCTGTTCATCGCGCTGATCGTGATCGTGCTGTTCTTCCAGATCGTCACGCAGGGCATCACGCTGAGCCCGCGCAACGTGTCGAACCTCATCGTGCAGAACAGCTACATCCTGATCCTCGCGATCGGCATGGTGATGGTGATCATCGCCGGCCACATCGACCTGTCGGTCGGTTCGGTGGTCGCCGTCATCGGCGCTCTGGCCGGCGTGCTCAACAACAAGATGGGCATGTCGTGGTGGATGACGGTGCTGCTGTGTCTGCTTGCCGGGGCGGTGATCGGCGCATGGCAGGGATTCTGGATCGCCTACTTCCACATCGAATCATTCATCGTGACGCTCGGCGGCATGCTGCTGTTCCGCGGACTCGCGCAGATCCTGCTGCGCAACACGCAGATCTCGCCGTTCGATGACGGCTTCCGCGCGATCGGATCGGGCTTCCTGCCGGACCTGGGCGGCGGCACGTCCTACCTCGAACCATTGACGATGATCATCGGCGTCGGCTCGGTGCTCGCCATGATCGGCATGAGCGTGCGCTCGCGTCGTGCTCGGGCCAAGAACGGCCTCACGCTCGAGCCGATCGGCTGGTTCACGCTGAAGACCGTGTTCATGTCGGTGCTGATCCTGGGCATCGCATGGCTGCTGGCCAGCTATCGCGGCACCCCGGTCGTGCTGATCATCCTGGGCGTGCTGGTGGTGGCCTACTCGGCCGTCATGGCCAACAGCGTGTTCGGCAGGCACACCTACGCGATCGGCGGCAACAAGCGCGCAGCCCAGCTCAGCGGTGTGAAGACCGACCGGGTGAGCTTCTTGCTGTTCGTGAACATCGGCGTGCTCTCGGCGCTGGCCGGGCTCGTGTTCACCGCGCAGCTGAACCTCGCGGGCCCCAGCGCCGGCAACGGATTCGAGCTCGACGCGATCGCCGCCGTGTTCATCGGTGGAGCGGCCGTCAGCGGCGGCATCGGAACGATCGGCGGCGCCATCATCGGCGGCCTGATCATCGGGGTGCTCAACAACGGCATGACGATCATGGGCGTGGGCACCGAATGGCAGGAGTTCATCAAGGGCCTGGTGCTGCTGGCCGCCGTCGCGTTCGACGTGATCAACAAGCGGCGCGGCGAGCGCGCCCGCTGA
- a CDS encoding DUF1653 domain-containing protein, with product MSTVQGVEPGIYEHFKGNRYEVVGVARHSETEEWFVYYRQLYGDYAFWVRPLDLFTEHVERDGYSGPRFRRVA from the coding sequence GTGAGCACCGTGCAGGGCGTCGAGCCCGGGATCTACGAGCACTTCAAAGGAAACCGCTATGAGGTGGTCGGCGTCGCGCGGCACTCCGAGACCGAGGAGTGGTTCGTCTACTACCGCCAGCTCTACGGGGACTACGCGTTCTGGGTGCGGCCGCTCGACCTGTTCACGGAGCACGTCGAGCGTGACGGGTACAGCGGGCCGCGGTTTCGACGCGTGGCGTGA